One Parachlamydia sp. AcF125 DNA segment encodes these proteins:
- a CDS encoding YtxH domain-containing protein — protein sequence MVNKSHEDFLWGTLIGTFLGAATVLLLAPASGAKLREKISNHLNQLNGKKSKPTSSASPRPRSKVLKPPLSQPKKAPRKHPRTH from the coding sequence ATGGTTAATAAAAGTCACGAAGATTTTTTGTGGGGGACTTTGATCGGAACATTTTTAGGGGCTGCGACGGTTTTGTTGCTCGCGCCAGCTTCTGGGGCAAAATTGAGGGAAAAAATCAGTAACCACCTAAATCAGCTGAATGGGAAAAAATCCAAGCCTACAAGCTCGGCTTCTCCCCGCCCACGCTCAAAAGTTTTGAAACCTCCCCTCTCTCAACCTAAAAAGGCTCCTCGAAAACACCCTCGCACCCACTAG
- a CDS encoding 2OG-Fe(II) oxygenase translates to MQLINESVIHSFPAETFLKRWPFPWHNFHQFLTAESFKQLCEEFPPLELFKYHENLARGKNQRSHNRYYLAYEKSKYEEEKEGVIHADGLSPLWQQFLHEIETNLAYQNLMKQILGDQKYQRRYAWHMGISSNEVSPHCDNASKIATHIFYFNTSEEWDLSWGGALLVLGDKLTTKQNPDFHDFMTSTPITYLNNYSFLFKNTPNAWHGVKALKSPSGKYRRLFNVIYDME, encoded by the coding sequence ATGCAACTGATAAATGAGTCTGTCATCCATTCATTCCCCGCGGAAACTTTTTTAAAAAGGTGGCCATTTCCTTGGCATAATTTTCACCAATTTCTAACGGCAGAAAGTTTCAAGCAATTATGTGAGGAATTTCCTCCTCTTGAGCTATTTAAATACCATGAAAACCTGGCAAGAGGCAAAAATCAAAGGTCACATAATCGTTATTATTTGGCTTATGAAAAGTCTAAATATGAGGAAGAAAAAGAGGGTGTCATTCACGCAGATGGGCTATCGCCGCTCTGGCAACAATTTTTGCATGAAATTGAAACAAATCTTGCATATCAAAACCTAATGAAACAAATTCTAGGGGATCAGAAATATCAGAGGCGTTATGCCTGGCATATGGGAATTTCCAGCAATGAAGTCTCTCCTCACTGCGATAATGCTTCCAAGATAGCGACGCATATCTTCTATTTTAACACTTCTGAAGAGTGGGATTTAAGTTGGGGAGGAGCGTTACTGGTGCTTGGCGATAAGCTTACCACTAAGCAAAACCCTGATTTTCATGACTTTATGACTTCAACGCCCATAACCTACCTCAACAACTATAGCTTCTTATTTAAAAATACGCCCAATGCTTGGCATGGAGTCAAGGCTTTAAAATCTCCCTCCGGAAAATACCGTCGATTATTCAACGTCATTTATGACATGGAGTAG
- a CDS encoding OmpA family protein yields MKTKLLISIQLLLALIFSFGCSRCKDEMWDDTKSAGRHMQRGFRSLAGKHGDSRQVRCREEFSVYDEEYAFSPEEGDYVPLQDLTNDKLIAMADISRHPRRSPGDPGSSIPGIDAFNDPATYPELAGIFENVHFPYNSNLIKGEENLLVLRKVADYLKKHERVYVFIEGHCDERGAEAYNLALGARRSNAVRELLIKEGVNPENLFTISYGKERPLFLDHNEEAWGQNRRAEFKIYQR; encoded by the coding sequence ATGAAGACAAAACTCCTGATTTCAATCCAATTGCTTTTAGCTTTGATTTTTAGCTTTGGGTGTTCACGATGCAAAGACGAGATGTGGGATGACACTAAGTCTGCTGGGCGTCATATGCAAAGAGGTTTTCGTTCGTTAGCTGGAAAGCATGGTGATTCTCGTCAAGTAAGATGCCGAGAAGAGTTTTCTGTTTATGATGAAGAATATGCTTTTTCTCCGGAAGAAGGGGATTATGTCCCTCTTCAAGACTTAACTAATGACAAATTGATTGCCATGGCAGACATCTCTCGTCATCCTAGACGTTCTCCAGGAGATCCTGGGAGCTCGATTCCCGGAATTGATGCTTTTAATGATCCAGCCACTTATCCTGAATTAGCTGGCATTTTTGAAAACGTGCATTTTCCCTACAATAGTAACTTAATTAAAGGGGAAGAAAACTTATTAGTTTTGCGAAAAGTAGCCGATTACTTAAAAAAACATGAGCGCGTCTACGTATTTATTGAAGGCCACTGTGATGAAAGGGGGGCGGAAGCGTATAATTTAGCTCTTGGAGCTCGCAGAAGTAATGCCGTGCGTGAATTGTTGATTAAAGAAGGGGTTAATCCTGAAAACTTGTTTACCATTTCCTATGGCAAAGAGCGGCCTTTATTCCTGGACCACAATGAGGAAGCGTGGGGCCAAAATCGGCGTGCAGAATTTAAAATTTACCAGCGTTGA
- a CDS encoding LysM peptidoglycan-binding domain-containing protein, which yields MPRRSKGLRREVIPFFLLLICMFQLEAAPSQRSANHRLLFEQELKSSLDILQHEFNNHEKEIVILEQKCENLQETIHALSNQISDHQNKQKEFIRTNASSQEGRLCELESLTKKMMQDLKSLQTHLNESNHAISKLDQKLTQLAHSSELQRKNMENMQTALAALMDFLQPQQQVAQELKLYEVKEGDSLGKIAQLHKTSVKVLKELNGLTQDRIRKGQKLKLP from the coding sequence ATGCCGAGGCGATCTAAAGGTTTAAGAAGGGAAGTGATTCCCTTTTTTTTGTTGTTAATCTGTATGTTTCAGCTCGAAGCAGCTCCTTCTCAACGATCCGCAAATCATCGCCTATTGTTTGAGCAAGAGCTAAAATCCTCCTTAGATATCCTACAGCATGAATTTAATAATCATGAAAAGGAAATTGTGATTTTGGAACAAAAGTGTGAAAATTTGCAGGAAACTATTCACGCTTTAAGCAACCAAATATCCGATCATCAGAATAAGCAGAAAGAATTTATCAGGACAAATGCAAGCAGCCAAGAAGGGCGTTTATGCGAGCTTGAATCTCTTACGAAAAAAATGATGCAAGACCTAAAAAGCTTGCAAACGCATTTGAATGAATCTAACCATGCCATTTCAAAGCTCGATCAAAAGCTGACTCAGTTGGCTCATTCCTCTGAGCTTCAACGTAAAAATATGGAGAACATGCAGACAGCCTTGGCAGCTCTGATGGATTTTCTCCAGCCTCAGCAGCAAGTTGCACAAGAGCTGAAGTTATACGAAGTGAAAGAAGGAGATAGCTTAGGTAAAATTGCGCAATTGCATAAGACTTCTGTTAAAGTCTTGAAAGAGCTCAACGGGTTAACCCAAGACCGTATCCGCAAAGGACAAAAACTTAAACTCCCTTAA
- the murI gene encoding glutamate racemase encodes MSLNSEKTSNDYPIGMFDSGIGGLTVMRAVLELLPHESVLYLGDTAHFPYGDNGAEAIVQYSLANAQFLIEQEIKLLVIACNTASAFAFAHLQNHYAVPIVDVISPSVEKAVEQTRGGSIAVLGTKGTIRSGIYPQKIVDLMPEAEVISLACPLLAPLVEEQWVEHPATRLIVQEYLRPLKKRGIDTLILGCTHYPLLKSVIEEEMEGKVKIIDSASACAWKVREKLSQLELSSSQKSPHYHYYVSGDPSRFQQAGEQFLKKPLEHVWGLQTAQAVVSFI; translated from the coding sequence ATGTCTCTAAACAGCGAAAAGACGTCTAACGACTATCCTATTGGGATGTTTGATTCAGGAATTGGGGGCTTGACGGTGATGCGAGCCGTATTAGAGCTTCTTCCCCATGAATCGGTTTTGTATTTGGGAGATACCGCTCATTTTCCCTATGGAGACAATGGGGCGGAAGCAATTGTTCAATACTCTTTAGCAAATGCCCAGTTTTTAATTGAGCAAGAAATAAAACTTCTTGTCATTGCCTGCAATACAGCTTCAGCCTTTGCTTTTGCTCATTTGCAAAATCATTATGCGGTTCCAATTGTCGATGTGATTTCTCCGAGCGTAGAAAAAGCGGTTGAGCAAACTCGAGGTGGCTCTATCGCCGTATTGGGAACAAAAGGCACGATTCGCTCCGGTATCTACCCACAGAAAATCGTGGATTTGATGCCCGAAGCCGAAGTGATTTCCCTGGCATGTCCTCTTCTTGCGCCGTTAGTAGAAGAACAGTGGGTCGAGCATCCTGCTACACGTTTAATTGTCCAAGAATATCTACGCCCTTTAAAAAAGAGGGGCATAGATACGCTTATTCTCGGCTGTACCCATTATCCCCTACTTAAAAGTGTGATAGAGGAAGAAATGGAAGGAAAAGTTAAAATTATAGACTCTGCTTCCGCTTGCGCTTGGAAAGTTAGGGAAAAATTAAGCCAGTTGGAACTATCTTCGAGCCAAAAATCTCCCCACTATCATTACTATGTTTCAGGCGATCCTTCCAGATTTCAACAGGCTGGTGAGCAATTTTTGAAAAAGCCCCTTGAGCATGTATGGGGGCTTCAAACAGCTCAAGCTGTCGTTTCATTTATTTGA
- a CDS encoding NADP-dependent isocitrate dehydrogenase, whose translation MGQKRIPITIAEGDGIGPEIMQAVLHILSAARAPLEITKVEIGEKVYQKGEKTGISPDTWDIIRNTKAFLKAPITTPQGGGFKSLNVTVRTTLGLYANVRPCVSYFPFVQTKHPHMDVVIVRENEEDLYTGIEYRQTSDTYQALKITTRPGCEKIIRYAFEYALANKRKKVSCFTKDNILKLTDGLFHKIFEEIAQEYPSLENEHWIIDIGSAKLADTPEAFDVIVMPNLYGDILSDVAAQIAGSVGLAGSANIGEHAAMFEAIHGSAPRRAGKNMANPSGLLMGAILMLVHVGLPDVATLVHNAWLATLEQGVHTYDIFADNVSKQLVGTKEFAEAVAQRLGEKPELLKKVSYTAFNPLPVQKHEPKQTRLHKTTHGIDIFVDSCQKIEELEKKLVKIQDPDFKLSLISNRGAGVWPTKMPETACSDSWRCRYIAAQKGSSLSHHQIARLLQKFADAEIDFVKTEHLCSFDGSPGYTLAQEEQ comes from the coding sequence ATGGGACAAAAACGCATTCCGATTACAATCGCTGAAGGCGATGGAATTGGACCTGAAATTATGCAAGCTGTTTTGCACATTCTTTCGGCCGCTAGAGCACCTTTAGAGATTACAAAAGTAGAAATAGGAGAAAAGGTTTATCAAAAAGGGGAAAAAACAGGCATCAGCCCCGACACCTGGGATATCATCCGCAACACAAAAGCTTTTTTAAAAGCCCCTATTACAACTCCCCAAGGGGGCGGATTCAAAAGCTTAAATGTTACGGTTCGCACTACTCTTGGGCTTTATGCAAACGTTCGCCCTTGTGTCTCTTATTTCCCCTTTGTTCAAACAAAACATCCTCATATGGACGTGGTGATCGTGCGTGAAAACGAAGAGGATCTTTATACGGGAATTGAGTATAGACAAACATCGGATACTTATCAGGCTCTAAAAATCACCACGCGCCCCGGTTGTGAAAAAATCATTCGCTATGCTTTTGAATATGCTTTGGCTAACAAAAGAAAAAAAGTCTCCTGTTTTACTAAAGATAATATCTTAAAGCTGACAGATGGACTGTTTCATAAGATTTTTGAAGAAATTGCCCAAGAGTACCCTTCTCTTGAGAATGAACATTGGATTATCGACATTGGCTCGGCAAAGTTGGCTGATACGCCTGAAGCATTTGATGTAATTGTAATGCCCAATTTATACGGGGATATTTTATCGGATGTGGCTGCGCAAATCGCCGGCTCTGTTGGCTTAGCTGGGTCTGCAAATATTGGCGAGCATGCCGCTATGTTTGAAGCCATCCACGGTTCTGCCCCTCGGCGCGCTGGCAAAAACATGGCAAATCCCTCCGGTTTGTTAATGGGGGCCATTTTGATGCTTGTGCATGTGGGCTTACCAGACGTAGCAACTTTAGTGCATAACGCTTGGCTTGCTACACTTGAGCAAGGGGTTCATACTTATGACATCTTTGCCGACAATGTTAGCAAGCAACTGGTCGGAACTAAGGAATTTGCAGAAGCCGTGGCGCAAAGACTAGGAGAAAAACCCGAACTTCTTAAAAAAGTGAGCTACACAGCATTTAACCCTCTTCCGGTCCAAAAGCACGAACCAAAGCAAACGCGCCTCCACAAAACCACTCACGGCATTGACATCTTTGTAGACTCCTGCCAAAAAATAGAGGAGCTAGAGAAAAAGCTTGTTAAAATCCAAGATCCCGATTTTAAGTTGTCGTTAATTAGTAATAGAGGGGCAGGAGTTTGGCCGACTAAAATGCCAGAAACCGCGTGTTCAGATAGCTGGCGCTGCCGATACATAGCAGCTCAAAAAGGATCGTCTCTTTCCCATCATCAAATTGCCCGTCTTTTACAAAAATTTGCGGATGCAGAGATTGATTTTGTGAAAACCGAACACCTTTGCTCATTTGACGGGTCTCCAGGTTACACCTTAGCTCAAGAAGAACAGTAA
- a CDS encoding KpsF/GutQ family sugar-phosphate isomerase: MLEDLFVKANTHIDYFFEHLDIQKAEKVLDICRTCKGMLFFTGVGKSGYVAQKIAATITSTGTRALFLSPTDALHGDIGIVNTDDVFLIFSKSGDTDELLNLIPCLRNKEAKIIGIISNPKSRLAKVCDLFIELPLQKELCPFDLVPTTSTTIQMIFGDVLTVGLMKHKKFSKDEYGINHPAGTIGKRVNVKVMDLMLTGSAIPVCHPENKLVDILVDLSNKKCGCVVVVDEQFALKGIFTDGDLRRALQKNGVQVLETPIWQIMTKTPRMISPHVLALEAMRQMEADQTHPITVLPVVDDHHKVVGLIKMHDIVQSGI; this comes from the coding sequence ATGTTGGAAGATCTTTTTGTAAAGGCAAACACGCATATTGATTATTTTTTTGAACATTTAGATATTCAAAAGGCAGAGAAAGTTCTCGACATATGCAGAACTTGCAAAGGAATGTTGTTTTTTACTGGGGTAGGAAAAAGTGGATATGTCGCTCAAAAGATTGCCGCTACGATCACTTCTACCGGAACTCGAGCCCTTTTTCTTTCTCCTACCGATGCTTTGCACGGAGATATTGGCATTGTCAATACGGACGATGTTTTTTTAATTTTTAGCAAAAGTGGGGATACAGACGAATTATTAAATTTAATCCCTTGTTTGCGCAACAAGGAAGCGAAGATTATTGGGATTATTTCCAATCCTAAAAGCCGCCTGGCAAAAGTTTGCGATCTCTTTATTGAATTGCCCCTTCAAAAAGAATTATGTCCCTTTGATTTAGTCCCCACCACCTCTACGACTATTCAAATGATTTTTGGAGATGTTTTAACGGTAGGTTTGATGAAGCATAAAAAGTTTAGTAAAGATGAGTATGGAATAAACCATCCTGCAGGCACCATTGGAAAACGTGTGAATGTAAAAGTGATGGATCTCATGCTGACTGGTTCGGCAATTCCTGTTTGCCATCCTGAAAACAAATTAGTAGATATCCTGGTCGACTTATCCAATAAAAAATGTGGATGCGTGGTGGTGGTAGATGAGCAATTTGCCTTGAAAGGAATTTTTACAGATGGGGATTTACGACGGGCTCTTCAAAAAAATGGAGTTCAAGTATTGGAGACACCTATTTGGCAAATCATGACTAAAACCCCCAGAATGATCTCTCCTCATGTTTTAGCCCTAGAGGCTATGCGTCAAATGGAAGCTGATCAAACACACCCCATCACAGTCCTTCCTGTGGTGGACGACCATCATAAGGTCGTTGGGCTGATTAAAATGCACGATATTGTGCAATCAGGAATTTAA
- the secA gene encoding preprotein translocase subunit SecA encodes MFGILKKIFGTAQDRLVRKYFKSVTLVNEWDAKFTSLSDEALRAKTNEFKQRLTNGETLEQLLPEAYAVVKSACRRLCGTEVHVSGYNQKWDMVPYDVQIVGAIALHHGCIAEMMTGEGKTLTASMPLYLNALTGEPVHLVTVNDYLAKRDCEWIGTIFRWLGLTTASITNDTSPEERKKLYEADIVYGTASEFGFDYLRDNSMATRKEEQVQRGHYFAIIDEVDSILIDEARTPLIISGPVPVSRQMYDELKTGAADLVRMQRDLCNRLASEARKTLEGLTEAEGKIRAKRDKKEEENYQEALRKLWLVSKGTPHNKLLKRAKEDPDLRAAIDKWDLYYYGDTNKEEKAHALSELFMVVDEKSSEYELTDKGIAAWQHGAKEGSAEDFVMLDISHEYLLIDEDPHLDADTKMERKLAIQEEDAKRKERAHNLRQLLRAHLLMERDVDYIVQDGKIVIIDEHTGRPQPGRRFSDGLHQAIEAKESVSIQKETQTYATVTLQNFFRMYKKLAGMTGTAITEAGEFKQIYKLEVLEIPTHRKCIRKDFNDEIYMTEREKYNAILKEVREVHEQGRPILIGTESVEVSEKLSRIFKQNKLPHTVLNAKQHDKEAEIIAHAGTQGAITIATNMAGRGTDIKLASGVAELGGLYVMGTTRHQSRRIDRQLRGRCARQGDPGTSKFYVSFEDALLRLFASPRLTGILQKFRPPEGEPISASILNKSIETAQKRVEQRNYTVRKHTLEYDDVMNKQRQEVYSFRNEIIHTEHPEAVAVDVLRTVCQTAADKYFKNRSEEGAWDPEGYRQWLIQHFPVSFEEGYFDDDHLEIEELEKMAAEKVIAAFEEKLKRENQKVAPDNVSLGSVGPAHEAIRNLMIRKNDRLWQEHLLTMDHLRSEVGLRAVGQRDPLMEFKQEAFISFDEFGQNLRSEIAHDLFRFEIITRQVSIQDLLSSLQLETNRSLFAGLGAHPPQEGLEAPLQQPQVPEMAAQPVIAQGPRVGRNDVCPCGSGKKYKKCCGINKDVSEN; translated from the coding sequence ATGTTCGGAATCCTCAAAAAAATTTTCGGCACCGCACAAGATCGTCTTGTGAGGAAATACTTTAAAAGTGTGACATTAGTTAACGAGTGGGATGCAAAATTCACTTCGCTTAGCGATGAAGCTTTACGCGCTAAGACAAATGAATTTAAGCAACGGCTTACTAATGGGGAAACTTTAGAACAACTTCTTCCAGAAGCTTATGCGGTAGTTAAAAGTGCTTGCAGACGCCTTTGTGGGACGGAAGTGCACGTCTCAGGTTATAATCAAAAATGGGATATGGTTCCTTACGATGTACAAATTGTAGGCGCAATTGCCCTTCATCATGGTTGTATTGCAGAGATGATGACAGGAGAGGGTAAAACTCTGACGGCTTCAATGCCTCTTTATCTAAATGCCTTAACAGGAGAACCTGTACACTTAGTGACTGTTAACGATTATTTGGCTAAACGAGACTGTGAATGGATTGGAACGATTTTCCGTTGGTTAGGTTTAACAACTGCTTCCATCACTAACGACACCTCACCCGAAGAGCGTAAAAAACTCTATGAAGCTGATATTGTGTATGGCACAGCGTCTGAGTTTGGTTTTGACTATTTGCGCGATAACTCTATGGCCACACGCAAAGAAGAGCAAGTGCAGCGCGGCCATTATTTTGCAATTATCGACGAAGTGGATTCTATTTTAATTGATGAAGCACGCACCCCCTTAATTATTTCTGGCCCTGTGCCCGTTAGTCGTCAAATGTATGATGAATTAAAAACGGGAGCAGCCGACTTAGTCAGAATGCAAAGAGATTTATGCAATCGCTTAGCCAGCGAAGCGCGTAAAACTTTAGAAGGCTTAACGGAGGCGGAAGGAAAAATCCGTGCTAAACGGGATAAAAAAGAGGAAGAGAACTATCAAGAAGCCCTTAGAAAGCTATGGTTAGTAAGTAAAGGAACCCCTCACAACAAACTTTTAAAACGGGCGAAAGAGGATCCTGACCTACGCGCCGCCATTGATAAGTGGGACCTTTATTATTACGGGGATACAAATAAAGAAGAAAAGGCGCATGCGCTTTCAGAACTTTTCATGGTTGTAGATGAAAAAAGCAGTGAATACGAATTAACTGACAAAGGGATTGCAGCTTGGCAGCATGGGGCAAAAGAAGGTTCTGCAGAGGATTTTGTCATGCTAGATATTAGCCATGAATATTTGCTGATTGACGAAGATCCTCATCTAGATGCTGATACCAAAATGGAGCGCAAGCTAGCTATCCAAGAAGAAGATGCAAAGCGAAAAGAAAGGGCCCATAATCTTCGCCAGCTTTTACGGGCGCACCTTTTAATGGAACGGGATGTAGATTATATCGTGCAAGATGGAAAAATTGTCATTATTGACGAGCACACCGGACGCCCTCAGCCTGGAAGGCGTTTTTCAGATGGGCTACATCAAGCCATTGAGGCTAAAGAGTCGGTGTCTATTCAAAAAGAAACGCAAACTTATGCAACTGTAACTTTGCAAAACTTTTTTAGAATGTATAAAAAGCTGGCGGGAATGACAGGAACGGCTATCACCGAAGCGGGAGAATTCAAACAAATTTATAAATTGGAAGTTTTGGAAATTCCTACCCACCGCAAATGTATTCGCAAAGATTTCAACGATGAAATTTACATGACAGAGCGGGAGAAATACAACGCAATTTTGAAAGAAGTGCGGGAAGTGCATGAGCAAGGGCGCCCCATTTTAATTGGGACAGAATCAGTGGAAGTCTCCGAAAAACTTTCCAGAATTTTTAAACAGAATAAGCTGCCCCATACTGTTTTGAACGCGAAGCAACACGATAAAGAAGCGGAAATCATCGCACATGCGGGAACCCAAGGTGCTATCACAATTGCCACTAATATGGCCGGCCGTGGAACTGATATTAAGTTAGCTTCTGGGGTGGCAGAGTTAGGAGGCTTATATGTGATGGGCACGACGAGGCACCAATCGCGCCGCATTGATAGACAGCTGCGGGGACGTTGCGCACGTCAGGGAGACCCGGGAACTTCAAAATTTTATGTGTCTTTTGAAGATGCTTTATTGCGGCTCTTTGCATCCCCCCGCTTAACGGGAATTTTACAAAAATTTAGACCTCCTGAAGGTGAGCCCATTTCAGCGTCTATTTTGAATAAGTCCATTGAAACCGCTCAAAAGCGGGTTGAGCAACGCAATTATACCGTCCGAAAGCATACGTTAGAATATGACGATGTGATGAATAAACAACGTCAAGAGGTTTATTCCTTTAGAAATGAAATCATCCATACAGAGCATCCTGAAGCTGTGGCTGTGGATGTCTTACGCACTGTTTGCCAGACTGCCGCCGATAAATATTTTAAAAATCGATCCGAAGAAGGTGCATGGGATCCTGAGGGCTATCGTCAATGGTTGATCCAACATTTCCCTGTGAGTTTTGAAGAAGGGTATTTTGATGATGATCATCTAGAAATTGAAGAGTTAGAAAAAATGGCTGCTGAGAAAGTGATCGCCGCTTTTGAGGAGAAATTGAAACGGGAAAATCAGAAAGTAGCGCCAGATAATGTTTCTCTGGGCTCTGTGGGACCAGCTCATGAGGCTATTCGCAACCTGATGATTCGCAAAAATGATCGGTTATGGCAAGAGCATTTGCTGACGATGGATCATTTGCGTTCGGAAGTGGGACTAAGAGCTGTTGGGCAACGGGATCCTTTGATGGAGTTTAAGCAAGAAGCTTTTATCAGTTTTGACGAGTTCGGTCAAAATCTGCGCAGCGAAATTGCCCACGACTTGTTCCGTTTCGAAATCATTACACGACAAGTCTCTATTCAAGATTTACTTTCCAGTTTGCAACTCGAAACCAATCGCTCTCTCTTTGCCGGTTTAGGAGCTCATCCTCCTCAAGAAGGGCTGGAAGCCCCTCTACAGCAGCCACAAGTACCCGAAATGGCTGCTCAGCCAGTTATAGCGCAAGGACCTCGGGTGGGTCGTAATGATGTCTGTCCTTGTGGAAGTGGAAAGAAGTATAAAAAGTGTTGCGGGATAAATAAGGATGTCTCTGAGAATTAA
- a CDS encoding amino acid aminotransferase produces MFTHIDLLPDDPIFGLNLLFSQDPCPEKVNLGIGAYRDGCGKPVVLSSVRKAEYILWEQQLNKEYPPIEGDSDFVQVTLELIFGTDHPLLKQNRVAAIQSVGGTGALRIGAEFFREMSLSGFVFLPTPTWPNHLPIFKSAGLQVAFYPYYSDRAHAFDFAQMCEALTTMPARSLIVLHGCCHNPTGIDPTFEEWKILSHLIKERQLIPFFDFAYQGFGSDIEQDAQAIRFFANQGHEMLVASSYSKNFGLYGERVGTLVVITPDDLTRVKVKGHLKHRVRSSYSMPPLHGARIVSTILHSPSLRQEWVQELEKMRKRIADVRKSFVEGLLKASCQIDFSFMNRQLGMFSFSGLNEKQVLTLREKYGIYTPLNGRINVAGLNSSNLDYVVQAVNQIVKI; encoded by the coding sequence ATGTTTACTCACATCGACTTACTTCCCGATGATCCCATTTTTGGCTTAAATCTTCTTTTTTCTCAGGACCCTTGTCCTGAGAAAGTGAATTTGGGGATTGGAGCTTATAGAGATGGGTGTGGAAAACCAGTAGTTTTATCTTCCGTGCGAAAAGCCGAGTACATTTTATGGGAGCAGCAACTGAATAAGGAGTATCCTCCCATAGAGGGGGACTCCGATTTTGTTCAAGTAACCCTCGAGTTGATCTTCGGAACGGATCATCCCCTTTTAAAACAAAATCGGGTAGCGGCTATCCAATCTGTAGGGGGAACCGGCGCCTTAAGAATAGGGGCCGAGTTTTTTCGTGAAATGTCTCTTTCAGGCTTCGTTTTTCTTCCTACCCCCACGTGGCCTAACCATCTTCCAATTTTCAAGTCTGCTGGATTACAAGTGGCCTTTTATCCTTACTATTCCGATCGAGCCCATGCTTTTGATTTTGCTCAAATGTGCGAAGCCCTCACCACCATGCCTGCTAGAAGCTTAATCGTGCTGCATGGATGTTGCCATAATCCCACCGGGATAGATCCTACGTTTGAAGAATGGAAAATACTTTCACACTTAATCAAAGAGCGTCAATTAATTCCATTTTTTGACTTTGCTTATCAAGGGTTTGGAAGCGATATAGAGCAGGATGCCCAAGCCATTCGTTTTTTTGCTAACCAAGGGCATGAAATGTTGGTGGCAAGTTCTTATTCTAAAAATTTTGGCCTTTATGGGGAAAGGGTGGGCACCTTAGTGGTTATTACGCCAGATGATTTAACAAGGGTAAAAGTAAAAGGGCATTTAAAACACCGAGTTCGCAGCAGCTATTCTATGCCCCCTTTACATGGAGCTCGCATTGTGTCCACCATCCTTCATTCTCCTTCCTTGCGACAAGAATGGGTGCAGGAATTAGAAAAAATGCGCAAAAGAATTGCGGATGTGCGCAAATCTTTTGTCGAAGGATTGCTAAAGGCTAGTTGTCAAATAGATTTTAGCTTTATGAATCGGCAACTTGGCATGTTTTCTTTTTCAGGGCTTAATGAGAAACAAGTTTTAACTTTAAGAGAGAAGTATGGAATTTATACCCCTTTAAATGGCCGTATAAATGTGGCTGGCCTTAATTCAAGCAATTTAGACTACGTGGTGCAAGCCGTTAACCAAATTGTGAAAATATGA